In one Perca fluviatilis chromosome 7, GENO_Pfluv_1.0, whole genome shotgun sequence genomic region, the following are encoded:
- the LOC120561925 gene encoding uncharacterized protein LOC120561925 — MDDSSASAPLYWRSKPLGKVRRRVQDLRIPSPSCYDFIASRPALDLSHNESARLAVDSLLSHGLEGYHEVLNAEGEVDFLSQLEKIYILENGRDGNTGSDPGASDESATEFDSLSTGSQSATQCPAVSTDSDPILAGLDLRGQKDVRQTDPALDKPDVEVYFKFDNRAASMKDLVREFITKAGMALAIVMDNFSDVELLCDLLEASRKRNVSVYLLLDHLHLNLFVSMWQELKLNSKNFPVSLFIFLFPPPACLSLAAFFLVCAKTGRKLTGEIAESFIISDWTEVLTGSYSFSWLSWQTHRSLAVLVKGSAVTPFHQEFLRLHSSSKPILGFDTFITVPHTLPLYTTLHAAESTYNDPSKSKPSPTKTICPRAQKEDGQDTQTKAKMPVLSNSQSAELECSKGKTQPLHRAGAGTQMHENPPQLCLKPLIQPGALQSVSVGEHTIGAVCTQLGAQTHVEFLEKNQPQIQSHSNPLSQPHVSNVQSHHFIAATAEKNTRAQESNPLHTASPAHDQHRIFSYQSTFRTNLEHPYVGTEGLFFHQRNRNRLTEHSGIAAGLDTQRRQWNYLLNFKPKADFLSDNPKVLSPFTLQQKQAKTDLWLPLTYPRGHTSVLQTQVSSLGTRRQDHPQRHHQPSLQLHQATEAPGSKSASSALGAHFKPQLQSDSKLFLPGTGATQHLQPHSSQQARPPPRLIWMSQSRTERPRPVARHSSFSTTYGTGQQTDGQVGWRPFHSSMNTSAGRSQSMADRQLAGLNPNITKQYTD; from the exons ATGGATGACAGCAGTGCGTCAGCGCCTTTGTACTGGAGATCAAAACCCCTGGGGAAGGTGAGGCGACGGGTTCAAGACCTCCGAATCCCTTCCCCCTCTTGCTATGACTTCATAGCCAGCAGACCGGCGTTGGACCTGAGCCATAACGAGAGCGCCCGGCTGGCAGTGGACTCCCTTCTGAGCCACGGCTTAGAGGGATACCACGAGGTGTTGAACGCAGAGGGAGAAGTGGACTTTCTGTCACAGCTGGAGAAGATTTACATCCTGGAAAATGGGAGGGATGGAAATACAGGTT CTGATCCTGGTGCGTCTGATGAAAGTGCTACTGAGTTTGACAGCTTGTCTACTGGGTCCCAGTCTGCCACACAATGTCCTGCAGTGTCCACAGACAGTGATCCCATTTTGGCAGGTTTGGACCTGAGGGGGCAAAAAG ATGTAAGGCAGACTGACCCTGCCCTGGATAAGCCAGATGTTGAGGTTTATTTTAAGTTTGACAACAGGGCAGCCAGCATGAAAGACCTGGTCAGAGAGTTCATCACCAAGGCtggaatg gccCTGGCCATAGTGATGGACAACTTCAGTGACGTAGAGCTGCTCTGTGATCTTCTCGAGGCGAGCAGGAAGAGGAATGTGTCTGTTTATCTGCTGCTGGATCATCTTCACCTGAACCTGTTTGTGAGCATGTGGCAGGaactcaaactcaacagcaaaAACTTTCCTGTGAGTCTGTTCATCTTCCTCTTTCCACCCCCTGCCTGTCTGAGCCTTGCTGCATTCTTTTTGGtg tgtgccaaGACAGGCAGGAAGCTGACTGGTGAGATTGCTGAGAGTTTTATCATCTCTGACTGGACTGAGGTGCTGACTGGCTCATACAG TTTCTCCTGGCTGTCCTGGCAGACCCATCGTAGTCTTGCTGTTCTTGTAAAGGGCAGCGCAGTCACACCTTTCCATCAGGAATTCCTCAGGCTACATTCCAGCTCCAAACCAATCCTCGGCTTTGATACTTTTATCACAGTGCCTCACACTCTCCCTCTTTACACCACATTACATGCAGCTGAAAGCACTTACAATGATCCCAGTAAGTCAAAACCAAGCCCGACCAAAACAATATGCCCCAGGGCTCAGAAGGAAGATGGTCAAGACActcaaacaaaagcaaaaatgccaGTTTTATCCAATTCACAGAGTGCAGAATTGGAGTGTAGCAAGGGTAAGACCCAACCTCTACACAGAGCAGGCGCTGGTACACAAATGCatgaaaatcctccacaattgTGCCTAAAACCTCTTATTCAACCAGGGGCACTGCAGAGTGTATCTGTGGGAGAGCATACAATAGGAGCTGTCTGCACACAGCTTGGAGCACAAACACATGTGGAGTTTCTGGAGAAGAATCAACCCCAGATCCAGAGTCACTCAAACCCTCTCAGTCAGCCCCATGTCTCAAATGTTCAGTCTCACCACTTCATCGCCGCTACAGCTGAGAAGAATACGAGGGCTCAAGAGTCAAACCCTCTACACACTGCTTCCCCAGCACACGATCAGCACAGGATTTTCAGCTATCAATCAACTTTCAGGACTAATCTCGAGCACCCTTATGTGGGTACTGAAGGTCTTTTCTTTCACCAAAGGAATAGGAACAGATTGACAGAGCATTCTGGGATTGCTGCAGGTCTAGACACACAAAGACGACAATGGAACTACTTACTTAACTTTAAACCAAAGGCTGACTTTCTATCTGATAATCCCAAAGTCCTGTCTCCTTTCACATTACAGCAAAAACAAGCAAAGACAGACCTGTGGCTTCCTTTAACCTACCCGAGGGGACACACATCTGTGCTACAAACTCAAGTGTCCTCTCTAGGAACCAGGAGGCAAGATCACCCCCAGAGGCATCACCAACCCTCCCTCCAGTTGCACCAAGCCACAGAGGCTCCAGGTTCAAAGTCAGCATCATCAGCCCTGGGAGCTCATTTTAAACCTCAGCTCCAGTCAGACTCCAAGTTGTTCTTACCAGGTACAGGAGCCACACAACATCTACAGCCCCACTCTTCCCAGCAGGCGAGGCCCCCTCCAAGACTAATCTGGATGAGCCAGAGTCGCACTGAAAGACCCAGACCTGTGGCTCGCCACAGCTCCTTCAGCACCACCTACGGGACGGGACAGCAAACGGACGGACAGGTGGGCTGGAGGCCGTTTCATAGCAGCATGAATACATCAGCAGGGAGGAGCCAGAGCATGGCTGACAGACAATTAGCAGGCCTTAATCCAAACATAACCAAGCAATATACAGACTAA
- the zgc:101716 gene encoding uncharacterized protein C8orf76: MEIFGSTFDDSVFLEARDRVSVALSSYNAKLCKPEWFCESTALDTDDPLEKQKVFKFRGDLAVRQGNHQKALDAYSSCLEWIADNNLTIRRDVLEGMARCCTRLGQRDRALDLVDLLSKEASNTCHLISLLLLKVSIYQHFGDVRSKMSSLQQLCSMLPFNPWHWYSLGQTCLQLLESDRTTGPCSPQRFESVEEQSAEQQEEAAEMDEDKIWLKACTCFIRTRLLLRILRQQQSSFVLQRTESTLKTTDEVLQRLNPKETTLQALTEVVSEDLIPEKMREDYQDGESLASVCLQSFRGRWWNKILLTGVLETDGCQHQTQTDTES; encoded by the exons ATGGAGATATTTGGAAGCACGTTTGACGATTCGGTGTTTTTGGAGGCGAGAGACCGAGTCTCTGTGGCTCTGTCGTCTTATAACGCCAAACTGTGTAAACCAGAG TGGTTCTGTGAGAGCACTGCTCTGGACACAGATGATCCTTTGGAGAAGCAGAAAGTCTTTAAGTTTAGAGGTGACTTGGCTGTGAGACAGGGAAACCATCAG AAAGCCTTGGATGCATACAGTAGCTGCCTGGAGTGGATTGCTGACAACAACCTGACTATCAGAAGAGATGTGCTGGAGGGAATGGCCCGATGCTGCACCAGactgggacagagagacagggcgCTGGACTTGGTGGACTTACTG AGCAAAGAAGCCTCCAACACCTGTCACCTGATCAGCCTCCTGCTGCTGAAAGTCAGCATCTACCAGCATTTTGGAGACGTACGATCAAAGATGTCATCTCTGCAGCAACTGTGTAGCATGCTGCCCTTCAACCCCTGGCACTGGTACAGCCTGGGACAGACGTGTCTGCAGCTGCTGGAGAGTGACAGAACCACCG GTCCGTGTTCCCCACAGAGATTTGAATCAGTAGAAGAACAGAGTGCGGAACAACAGGAAGAGGCAGCAGAGATGGATGAGGACAAAATCTGGCTGAAAGCGTGCACTTGTTTCATTAGGACGAG ACTCCTGTTGAGAATCCTTCGACAGCAGCAGTCCTCCTTTGTGCTGCAGCGCACTGAAAGCACCCTCAAAACGACCGATGAGGTGTTACAGAGGCTAAATCCCAAAGAAACCACCCTGCAGGCTCTCACTGAG GTGGTGTCAGAGGACCTGATCCCGGAGAAGATGAGGGAGGACTACCAGGACGGGGAGAGTCTGGccagtgtgtgtctgcagagcTTCAGGGGGCGTTGGTGGAACAAGATCTTACTGACTGGGGTGCTAGAGACTGATGGCTGTCAACATCAGACACAGACGGACACAGAGTCCTGA
- the LOC120562735 gene encoding fucolectin-4-like gives MLWTLLVVSLIGSAHFKDTRARCQIEDIRCNGTTSQSTDYIDNIDNSHIPYIADRAIDGDLNKCAHTLQLNNSWWRIDLLGVYRISNITIYNIKQENADMSGARIYIGNSRQNNGTANPLRRTIQNFITNDFNYYVFNTTVSGRYITVFLPEVKNLILCEVMIFGIIKESSFELVKEKKTWEDALYYCRDRDMDLASIVDEDTQVWAELEAQKADTPFVWLGLRYTCTLNFWFWVDDQRLEFNRWAPNSKTEDCDMSVAMDRQADHLWYSKLDDKMFNFICAK, from the exons ATGCTGTGGACTCTATTGGTCGTTTCTCTGATTG GAAGTGCACACTTCAAAGATACAAGAG CTCGCTGCCAAATAGAAGACATAAGATGTAATGGGACAACTTCTCAGTCAACAGACTATATAGACAATATAGATAACTCCCATATCCCCTATATCGCTGACAGAGCTATTGATGGGGATCTGAACAAATGTGCTCACACACTGCAACTGAACAACTCCTGGTGGAGAATTGACCTGCTCGGTGTCTACAGAATTTCCAACATCACAATCTACAACATAAAACAAGAAAATGCTGATATGAGCGGTGCTCGGATATACATTGGGAACTCTCGTCAGAACAACGGCACCGCCAACCCATT GCGTAGAACCATCCAAAACTTCATAACAAACGATTTCAATTACTATGTATTTAATACAACAGTGTCGGGGCGCTACATCACGGTGTTTTTACCGGAGGTAAAAAATTTAATTCTGTGTGAAGTGATGATCTTCGGCATAATAAAAG AATCAAGCTTTGAGCTGGTCAAAGAGAAGAAGACGTGGGAAGATGCCCTGTACTACTGCAGGGACAGAGACATGGACCTGGCTTCCATTGTTGACGAAGACACCCAGGTCTGGGCTGAGTTGGAGGCCCAGAAGGCTGACACTCCTTTTGTGTGGCTGGGCCTTCGCTACACCTGCACCCTCAACTTCTGGTTCTGGGTCGATGATCAGCGCTTAGAATTCAATCGCTGGGCTCCAAATAGTAAGACAGAAGATTGTGACATGAGTGTTGCCATGGACAGACAAGCGGACCATCTCTGGTACAGCAAGCTTGACGACAAGATGTTTAATTTCATCTGTgcaaagtag
- the LOC120562676 gene encoding zinc fingers and homeoboxes protein 1-like isoform X1: MSSRRKSTTPCMVLPTDVVEQEEVEEKTERTKEEEEEEEGKKKEGAEELGQAVVVVPTPPDTDEPNLSAVEDNEVLAPSLKLSATNPPEDLSSDQPPQEQQCDTPEEGEADPATVAAISLSKTPIMRMKTKSEPKRIAVSLKSTDKAVDGFGRGGEGEVGGDQEPIEAPLGPMTPVEMLLHDSMKLGGGGLLVSPYSEQQRKSATLNPTVLPAGLAQVLSAFQAQQSAAAAQPQLLIPLSSIPSYSAAMDTNPLLGSTYKKFPYPSMAEINSLAAHTQFTEEQIKVWFSAQRLKHGVSWTPEEVEEARRKQFNGTVHTVPQTITVIPAHQLSAAANGLQSILQTCQIVGQPGLVFTQVGPGGHLPVTSPITLTVAGLPSQSQSSSRVSCQPTPANSELKRATTVQPPSLSPQENSALSADTFSLRPKKSKEQLAELKASYLKNHFVTDTEISRLMKLTNLTKGEIKKWFSDTRYNQRNSKNSNVIVFPDGGGRGSGNCGSSAGPTIVIDSSDETPTSPHPPRTPPVKEKETRPKTWNPFPDFTLQKFKEKTPEQLVVLEESFKKSGTPSDEELSRLRTETKLTRREIDAWFTERRKMPSVSTSPPGSSEGGKMEVDGGKAGEGATSSSPSASSSRKGSQTPPGGRSNKDVKDKSKKTPEQLHILKSAFVRTQWPTPEEYAQLAEQSGLPRSYIVSWFGDSRYSWKNSNLKWFFQYQSGNVEGPSSGGSNKMGSSSSSSSASRKRRSRNRGWGRSRTRKQPRRSASCSADVDRSPPSKKFKSGREILREYYMKHRFLNEQDLDELVTKTNMSYEQVREWFAEVQRRLETGSDPFLEAAAAAAAGRTGGGKAGEGGETQGEASTVTAEQPGTGVGDEDDEDDDDDEGDDADDTDDSEVWEPSRSVRKSLSVSED, translated from the exons ATGTCGAGCCGCCGGAAATCGACCACACCTTGCATGGTGCTGCCCACTGATGTGGTGGAGCAGGAAGAGGTGGAGGAGAAAACCGAGAGGacaaaggaggaggaagaggaggaggaagggaagaagaaggagggagCAGAGGAGCTGGGTCAGGCAGTAGTGGTTGTCCCCACCCCTCCAGATACCG aTGAGCCCAATCTCTCTGCTGTAGAAGACAACGAAGTCCTTGCTCCCTCACTAAAGCTCAGCGCTACAAACCCTCCTGAGGATCTAAGCAGCGACCAGCCGCCCCAAGAACAACAGTGTGATACACCCGAGGAGGGAGAAGCAGACCCTGCCACGGTTGCTGCCATTTCCCTCAGCAAGACCCCCATCATGAGGATGAAGACCAAATCTGAACCCAAGAGGATCGCCGTGTCCCTGAAATCAACAGACAAAGCGGTTGATGGTTTTGGAAGGGGTGGTGAGGGAGAGGTGGGAGGAGATCAGGAGCCCATTGAAGCTCCTCTCGGGCCTATGACGCCCGTGGAGATGCTGCTGCACGACTCCATGAAGCTCGGGGGAGGGGGCTTGCTGGTCAGCCCATACTCAGAGCAGCAgagaaaatcagcaactttAAACCCCACAGTTCTGCCTGCTGGCCTGGCACAG GTGCTGTCTGCTTTCCAGGCCCAGCAGagtgcagcagcagctcagcctCAGCTGCTGATTCCCCTCAGCAGCATCCCATCCTACAGTGCAGCTATGGACACCAACCCCCTGCTGGGCAGCACATACAAGAAGTTTCCTTACCCCTCAATGGCCGAGATCAACAGCCTGGCAGCACATACACAGTTCACAGAGGAGCAGATCAAG GTGTGGTTCTCAGCCCAGCGGCTGAAGCACGGTGTGAGCTGGACTCCAGAGGAAGTGGAGGAGGCCAGGAGGAAACAGTTTAATGGCACGGTGCACACGGTGCCTCAGACCATCACTGTCATACCTGCTCACCAGCTCTCAGCAGCTGCCAACGGCCTGCAGTCCATTCTTCAGACCTGCCAGATAGTGGGCCAGCCCGGCCTGGTATTCACACAG gTTGGCCCAGGAGGGCACCTTCCAGTGACAAGTCCCATCACTCTGACAGTGGCAGGGCTGCCCAGCCAGTCCCAGAGCTCCAGCAGAGTTTCCTGCCAGCCCACCCCAGCAAACAGTGAGCTGAAACGGGCTACTACTGTCcagcctccctctctttctccacaG GAAAACTCCGCCCTCAGTGCTGACACATTCAGTTTGCGGCCGAAGAAGTCCAAAGAGCAGCTGGCAGAGCTGAAAGCCAGCTACCTGAAAAACCACTTTGTCACTGATACAGAAATTTCCCGGCTGATGAAGCTCACCAACCTCACAAAGGGAGAGATCAAGAAATGGTTCAGTGACACCAGGTACAACCAGCGCAACTCCAAGAACAGCAATGTCATAGTTTTCCCTGACGGAGGGGGCAGAGGAAGTGGCAACTGTGGTAGCAGTGCTGGCCCCACCATTGTTATTGACTCAAGCGATGAGACCCCCACATCTCCCCATCCTCCGCGCACCCCTCCTGTGAAGGAGAAGGAGACACGGCCCAAAACATGGAATCCATTCCCAGATTTCACCCTGCAGAAGTTTAAGGAGAAGACTCCGGAGCAGCTGGTGGTGCTGGAGGAAAGTTTCAAGAAGAGCGGCACCCCATCAGATGAAGAACTAAGCCGCCTGAGAACAGAGACTAAACTGACGCGGAGGGAGATTGATGCCTGGTTCACTGAGAGACGAAAGATGCCGTCTGTCAGTACTTCCCCCCCGGGTTCTTCAGAGGGAGGAAAGATGGAGGTAGACGGAGGAAAAGCAGGAGAAGGAGccacttcttcttctccttctgccTCCTCGTCTCGTAAAGGTAGCCAAACTCCTCCTGGCGGTCGGAGCAACAAAGACGTGAAAGATAAGAGTAAAAAGACTCCGGAGCAGCTCCATATTTTAAAAAGTGCCTTTGTGCGGACCCAGTGGCCCACACCAGAGGAGTACGCCCAGCTGGCAGAACAGAGCGGCCTCCCTCGGTCCTACATCGTCAGCTGGTTCGGGGACTCTCGGTACTCGTGGAAGAACAGTAACCTGAAATGGTTCTTCCAATACCAAAGTGGCAACGTCGAAGGGCCAAGCAGCGGAGGAAGCAATAAAAtgggaagcagcagcagcagcagcagcgccagtCGAAAAAGACGAAGCCGAAATCGTGGTTGGGGGCGGTCCCGAACCAGAAAGCAGCCAAGAAGATCTGCCTCCTGCAGTGCAGATGTGGATAGATCTCCCCCGTCAAAGAAATTCAAGAGTGGGAGGGAGATTCTGAGGGAGTACTACATGAAGCACCGCTTTCTCAATGAGCAAGACCTGGATGAGCTTGTCACCAAGACCAACATGAGCTACGAACAG GTGAGGGAGTGGTTCGCCGAGGTCCAGCGGCGCTTGGAGACGGGGTCGGATCCCTTCCTggaggcggcggcggcggcggcggcaggAAGGACAGGCGGCGGCAAagcaggagagggaggggagacgcAGGGAGAGGCGTCGACCGTCACCGCGGAGCAGCCCGGCACGGGGGTGGGAGACgaggatgatgaggatgatgatgatgatgaaggcgACGACGCCGACGACACAGACGACAGTGAGGTTTGGGAGCCGTCGCGCAGCGTCAGGAAATCCTTGTCAGTCTCCGAAGACTAA
- the LOC120562676 gene encoding zinc fingers and homeoboxes protein 1-like isoform X2 has translation MSSRRKSTTPCMVLPTDVVEQEEVEEKTERTKEEEEEEEGKKKEGAEELGQAVVVVPTPPDTEDNEVLAPSLKLSATNPPEDLSSDQPPQEQQCDTPEEGEADPATVAAISLSKTPIMRMKTKSEPKRIAVSLKSTDKAVDGFGRGGEGEVGGDQEPIEAPLGPMTPVEMLLHDSMKLGGGGLLVSPYSEQQRKSATLNPTVLPAGLAQVLSAFQAQQSAAAAQPQLLIPLSSIPSYSAAMDTNPLLGSTYKKFPYPSMAEINSLAAHTQFTEEQIKVWFSAQRLKHGVSWTPEEVEEARRKQFNGTVHTVPQTITVIPAHQLSAAANGLQSILQTCQIVGQPGLVFTQVGPGGHLPVTSPITLTVAGLPSQSQSSSRVSCQPTPANSELKRATTVQPPSLSPQENSALSADTFSLRPKKSKEQLAELKASYLKNHFVTDTEISRLMKLTNLTKGEIKKWFSDTRYNQRNSKNSNVIVFPDGGGRGSGNCGSSAGPTIVIDSSDETPTSPHPPRTPPVKEKETRPKTWNPFPDFTLQKFKEKTPEQLVVLEESFKKSGTPSDEELSRLRTETKLTRREIDAWFTERRKMPSVSTSPPGSSEGGKMEVDGGKAGEGATSSSPSASSSRKGSQTPPGGRSNKDVKDKSKKTPEQLHILKSAFVRTQWPTPEEYAQLAEQSGLPRSYIVSWFGDSRYSWKNSNLKWFFQYQSGNVEGPSSGGSNKMGSSSSSSSASRKRRSRNRGWGRSRTRKQPRRSASCSADVDRSPPSKKFKSGREILREYYMKHRFLNEQDLDELVTKTNMSYEQVREWFAEVQRRLETGSDPFLEAAAAAAAGRTGGGKAGEGGETQGEASTVTAEQPGTGVGDEDDEDDDDDEGDDADDTDDSEVWEPSRSVRKSLSVSED, from the exons ATGTCGAGCCGCCGGAAATCGACCACACCTTGCATGGTGCTGCCCACTGATGTGGTGGAGCAGGAAGAGGTGGAGGAGAAAACCGAGAGGacaaaggaggaggaagaggaggaggaagggaagaagaaggagggagCAGAGGAGCTGGGTCAGGCAGTAGTGGTTGTCCCCACCCCTCCAGATACCG AAGACAACGAAGTCCTTGCTCCCTCACTAAAGCTCAGCGCTACAAACCCTCCTGAGGATCTAAGCAGCGACCAGCCGCCCCAAGAACAACAGTGTGATACACCCGAGGAGGGAGAAGCAGACCCTGCCACGGTTGCTGCCATTTCCCTCAGCAAGACCCCCATCATGAGGATGAAGACCAAATCTGAACCCAAGAGGATCGCCGTGTCCCTGAAATCAACAGACAAAGCGGTTGATGGTTTTGGAAGGGGTGGTGAGGGAGAGGTGGGAGGAGATCAGGAGCCCATTGAAGCTCCTCTCGGGCCTATGACGCCCGTGGAGATGCTGCTGCACGACTCCATGAAGCTCGGGGGAGGGGGCTTGCTGGTCAGCCCATACTCAGAGCAGCAgagaaaatcagcaactttAAACCCCACAGTTCTGCCTGCTGGCCTGGCACAG GTGCTGTCTGCTTTCCAGGCCCAGCAGagtgcagcagcagctcagcctCAGCTGCTGATTCCCCTCAGCAGCATCCCATCCTACAGTGCAGCTATGGACACCAACCCCCTGCTGGGCAGCACATACAAGAAGTTTCCTTACCCCTCAATGGCCGAGATCAACAGCCTGGCAGCACATACACAGTTCACAGAGGAGCAGATCAAG GTGTGGTTCTCAGCCCAGCGGCTGAAGCACGGTGTGAGCTGGACTCCAGAGGAAGTGGAGGAGGCCAGGAGGAAACAGTTTAATGGCACGGTGCACACGGTGCCTCAGACCATCACTGTCATACCTGCTCACCAGCTCTCAGCAGCTGCCAACGGCCTGCAGTCCATTCTTCAGACCTGCCAGATAGTGGGCCAGCCCGGCCTGGTATTCACACAG gTTGGCCCAGGAGGGCACCTTCCAGTGACAAGTCCCATCACTCTGACAGTGGCAGGGCTGCCCAGCCAGTCCCAGAGCTCCAGCAGAGTTTCCTGCCAGCCCACCCCAGCAAACAGTGAGCTGAAACGGGCTACTACTGTCcagcctccctctctttctccacaG GAAAACTCCGCCCTCAGTGCTGACACATTCAGTTTGCGGCCGAAGAAGTCCAAAGAGCAGCTGGCAGAGCTGAAAGCCAGCTACCTGAAAAACCACTTTGTCACTGATACAGAAATTTCCCGGCTGATGAAGCTCACCAACCTCACAAAGGGAGAGATCAAGAAATGGTTCAGTGACACCAGGTACAACCAGCGCAACTCCAAGAACAGCAATGTCATAGTTTTCCCTGACGGAGGGGGCAGAGGAAGTGGCAACTGTGGTAGCAGTGCTGGCCCCACCATTGTTATTGACTCAAGCGATGAGACCCCCACATCTCCCCATCCTCCGCGCACCCCTCCTGTGAAGGAGAAGGAGACACGGCCCAAAACATGGAATCCATTCCCAGATTTCACCCTGCAGAAGTTTAAGGAGAAGACTCCGGAGCAGCTGGTGGTGCTGGAGGAAAGTTTCAAGAAGAGCGGCACCCCATCAGATGAAGAACTAAGCCGCCTGAGAACAGAGACTAAACTGACGCGGAGGGAGATTGATGCCTGGTTCACTGAGAGACGAAAGATGCCGTCTGTCAGTACTTCCCCCCCGGGTTCTTCAGAGGGAGGAAAGATGGAGGTAGACGGAGGAAAAGCAGGAGAAGGAGccacttcttcttctccttctgccTCCTCGTCTCGTAAAGGTAGCCAAACTCCTCCTGGCGGTCGGAGCAACAAAGACGTGAAAGATAAGAGTAAAAAGACTCCGGAGCAGCTCCATATTTTAAAAAGTGCCTTTGTGCGGACCCAGTGGCCCACACCAGAGGAGTACGCCCAGCTGGCAGAACAGAGCGGCCTCCCTCGGTCCTACATCGTCAGCTGGTTCGGGGACTCTCGGTACTCGTGGAAGAACAGTAACCTGAAATGGTTCTTCCAATACCAAAGTGGCAACGTCGAAGGGCCAAGCAGCGGAGGAAGCAATAAAAtgggaagcagcagcagcagcagcagcgccagtCGAAAAAGACGAAGCCGAAATCGTGGTTGGGGGCGGTCCCGAACCAGAAAGCAGCCAAGAAGATCTGCCTCCTGCAGTGCAGATGTGGATAGATCTCCCCCGTCAAAGAAATTCAAGAGTGGGAGGGAGATTCTGAGGGAGTACTACATGAAGCACCGCTTTCTCAATGAGCAAGACCTGGATGAGCTTGTCACCAAGACCAACATGAGCTACGAACAG GTGAGGGAGTGGTTCGCCGAGGTCCAGCGGCGCTTGGAGACGGGGTCGGATCCCTTCCTggaggcggcggcggcggcggcggcaggAAGGACAGGCGGCGGCAAagcaggagagggaggggagacgcAGGGAGAGGCGTCGACCGTCACCGCGGAGCAGCCCGGCACGGGGGTGGGAGACgaggatgatgaggatgatgatgatgatgaaggcgACGACGCCGACGACACAGACGACAGTGAGGTTTGGGAGCCGTCGCGCAGCGTCAGGAAATCCTTGTCAGTCTCCGAAGACTAA